From a region of the Streptacidiphilus albus JL83 genome:
- a CDS encoding purple acid phosphatase family protein, producing the protein MPETPRHDPHPGSSLLPHQARSHQARSHDGSSRREVLRVGAVGGIALATVGALATGSAQAAELLGAPAAAQPATAGSTDARSNPATASPLRPFGRHLSFGADPSRQVTVSWQVPGKVAGPFVRIGNHPGELGSRIAAEVRPLVSQLAWQQPVEDEPLIKPKTVTQYYLHAELDRLLPDTTYYYVVGHQGYDPAARGLRLGEIASFRTAPDVRRGAGFSFTAFGDQGVGYNAVATGNLIAGLNPAFHVHMGDLSYANSDGGGDTTDSYDARIWDAFFVQNEPIASQIPWMMAIGNHEMEAWYGEDGYGGVRARFTMPDNAWTGSTGIYAWRYQNVGLISLDGNDVCYNTPANLDYTKGRQRVWLERKLAAFRADPTIDFVVVYLHQCTYSTCADNGAELGAQQQWAPLFDRYQVDLVLSGHNHIYERTDPIRAGKPTRKVPSGGTVDPVRDGTTYVVAGGGGGGVYSFPASDSYLGHETPNDTPVPMVICEPNGDNETVKVGWSRVRYTGYCLLAIDVTPAAHGRPARLSVRSLIEDGTAVDDFTVQRG; encoded by the coding sequence ATGCCCGAGACCCCCCGGCACGACCCCCATCCCGGCAGTTCACTCCTCCCCCACCAGGCCCGCTCACACCAGGCCCGCTCCCACGACGGCAGTTCGCGGCGCGAGGTCCTGCGCGTCGGGGCCGTCGGCGGCATCGCCCTCGCCACCGTCGGCGCGCTGGCCACCGGCAGCGCCCAGGCCGCCGAGCTGCTCGGCGCGCCCGCCGCCGCCCAGCCCGCGACAGCGGGTTCGACCGACGCCCGGTCGAACCCGGCGACCGCCTCGCCGCTGCGTCCCTTCGGACGGCACCTCAGCTTCGGCGCGGACCCCTCCCGGCAGGTGACCGTCTCCTGGCAGGTGCCGGGGAAGGTGGCCGGCCCGTTCGTCCGCATCGGCAACCACCCGGGCGAGCTCGGCTCCCGGATCGCGGCCGAGGTGCGCCCGCTGGTCAGCCAACTGGCTTGGCAGCAGCCGGTCGAGGACGAGCCGCTGATCAAGCCCAAGACCGTCACCCAGTACTACCTGCACGCCGAGCTGGACCGGCTGCTGCCGGACACCACCTACTACTACGTCGTCGGCCACCAGGGCTACGACCCGGCGGCGCGCGGACTGCGGCTCGGCGAGATCGCCTCCTTCCGCACCGCGCCGGACGTGCGACGCGGCGCGGGCTTCAGCTTCACCGCCTTCGGCGACCAGGGCGTCGGCTACAACGCGGTCGCCACCGGCAACCTCATCGCCGGCCTCAACCCGGCCTTCCACGTCCACATGGGCGACCTGTCGTACGCCAACAGCGACGGCGGCGGCGACACCACCGACTCCTACGACGCCCGCATCTGGGACGCCTTCTTCGTCCAGAACGAGCCGATCGCCTCGCAGATCCCGTGGATGATGGCGATCGGCAACCACGAGATGGAGGCCTGGTACGGGGAGGACGGCTACGGCGGCGTCCGGGCCCGTTTCACCATGCCCGACAACGCGTGGACCGGCTCCACCGGGATCTACGCCTGGCGCTACCAGAACGTCGGCCTGATCAGCCTCGACGGCAACGACGTCTGTTACAACACCCCGGCCAACCTCGACTACACCAAGGGCCGGCAGCGGGTCTGGCTGGAGCGCAAGCTCGCCGCCTTCCGCGCGGACCCGACCATCGACTTCGTCGTGGTCTACCTCCACCAGTGCACCTACTCCACCTGCGCCGACAACGGCGCCGAGCTGGGCGCCCAGCAGCAGTGGGCTCCACTGTTCGACCGGTACCAGGTCGACCTGGTACTCAGCGGGCACAACCACATCTACGAGCGGACCGACCCGATCCGCGCCGGGAAGCCCACCCGCAAGGTCCCGAGCGGCGGCACCGTGGACCCCGTGCGCGACGGCACCACCTACGTGGTGGCGGGCGGCGGCGGGGGCGGCGTCTACTCGTTCCCCGCGTCGGACAGCTACCTCGGCCACGAGACGCCGAACGACACCCCGGTGCCGATGGTGATCTGCGAGCCCAACGGCGACAACGAGACCGTCAAGGTCGGCTGGTCCCGCGTCCGTTACACCGGCTACTGCCTGCTGGCGATCGACGTCACCCCGGCCGCGCACGGCCGTCCGGCGCGGCTCTCGGTCCGCTCGCTGATCGAGGACGGCACGGCGGTGGACGACTTCACCGTGCAGCGCGGGTGA
- a CDS encoding PhzF family phenazine biosynthesis protein: MTDLHVLRVFCGPDGGAGNLLGVVRDGAAVAAAQDRQAVAAALGFSETVFVDDAAEGRVDIYTPSIRLLFAGHPLVGTGWLLRQEGLAVETLRPAAGEVPFRQDEEFSWIRARAEWAAGRRTHRYGSAAEVDALPAPPEGTGWLYAWAWADEAEARVRARAFPRRGDGIVEDEATGAAALVLTQELARGLDIRQGVGSQLVTRPQSDGTIEVGGRVALDSVRPL; this comes from the coding sequence ATGACGGATCTTCATGTCCTCCGGGTCTTCTGCGGCCCGGACGGAGGCGCGGGCAACCTCCTCGGTGTCGTGCGGGACGGTGCTGCGGTAGCGGCCGCTCAGGACCGACAGGCCGTTGCGGCCGCCCTCGGCTTCAGCGAGACGGTGTTCGTCGACGACGCGGCGGAGGGCAGGGTCGACATCTACACCCCGAGCATCCGACTGCTCTTCGCCGGGCACCCCCTGGTCGGCACGGGCTGGCTGCTGCGACAGGAGGGCCTCGCGGTGGAGACCCTCCGCCCGGCGGCCGGGGAGGTGCCCTTCCGGCAGGACGAGGAGTTCAGCTGGATCCGCGCCCGCGCGGAGTGGGCTGCGGGCCGGCGCACCCACCGCTACGGCTCGGCGGCCGAGGTCGACGCGCTGCCCGCCCCGCCGGAGGGCACCGGCTGGCTGTACGCCTGGGCCTGGGCGGACGAGGCCGAAGCCCGGGTCAGGGCACGCGCGTTCCCCCGCCGTGGCGACGGCATCGTGGAGGACGAGGCAACGGGCGCGGCAGCACTGGTCCTCACGCAGGAACTCGCCCGAGGGCTGGACATCCGCCAGGGCGTCGGCTCGCAACTCGTGACCCGGCCGCAGTCGGACGGCACGATCGAGGTCGGCGGCCGCGTCGCCCTGGACAGCGTCCGACCGCTGTAG
- a CDS encoding IS701 family transposase — protein MTQHQYAAAAAPTIAHDRHRELFEDLMGAVASGFPRRETRSTFRQLAEGLLMELENVNCWTLAEAIGHSGPHRLQHLLSRASWDDEAVLDAAAAWAVAALDDGDAVLIADETGDAKSSTDAVGAAHQYSGSLGGIGLCQVAVHLTYATSRGHTIVDRVHYLGRQWAADEERREHTGVPEELMFATKTAQAQAMLEKAHAAGVRASFFAGDEVYGAKALRTTCRRLGLGYAVAVRSSHHLTLPSGARLSAAKAKALVPKGAWQRMRTGTGSKGARDYDWAMLDVHPDDTPADHAEGGVSVLLARRHRYTGTVSYYRCWSPIPASLARLVGIVCLRWKIEEDFQAAKNTVGLDKGQVTTWTSWHRWSTAALVAYAFLAVATALEAGEPTPAGLELVPLSSFELLRLLRLLILPTPRRDAGHVLRWSAWRRRHQHRARACHQRWHAYADSTP, from the coding sequence GTGACTCAACATCAGTACGCGGCGGCTGCCGCGCCGACGATAGCGCATGACCGGCACCGTGAGCTCTTCGAGGACCTCATGGGCGCTGTGGCCAGCGGTTTTCCCCGCCGGGAGACGCGTTCGACGTTCCGCCAGCTCGCCGAGGGGCTGCTGATGGAACTGGAGAACGTCAACTGCTGGACCCTGGCCGAGGCGATCGGCCACAGCGGCCCACACCGCCTGCAGCACCTGCTCTCCCGCGCGAGCTGGGACGACGAAGCGGTGCTGGACGCGGCCGCCGCCTGGGCCGTCGCCGCGCTGGACGACGGCGACGCGGTGCTGATCGCGGACGAGACCGGCGACGCGAAGTCCTCCACCGACGCGGTCGGCGCCGCCCACCAGTACTCCGGCTCGCTCGGCGGGATCGGCCTGTGCCAGGTCGCCGTCCACCTCACCTACGCCACCAGCCGCGGCCACACCATCGTCGACCGCGTCCACTACCTCGGCCGTCAGTGGGCCGCCGACGAGGAGCGTCGCGAACACACGGGCGTGCCAGAGGAGTTGATGTTCGCAACCAAGACCGCCCAGGCCCAGGCCATGCTGGAGAAGGCGCACGCCGCCGGGGTCCGCGCGAGCTTCTTCGCCGGGGACGAGGTCTACGGCGCCAAGGCCCTGCGGACCACCTGCCGCCGGCTCGGCCTCGGCTACGCAGTCGCGGTCCGCAGCAGCCACCACCTCACCCTGCCCTCGGGCGCCAGGCTGTCCGCCGCCAAGGCGAAAGCCCTGGTCCCCAAGGGGGCCTGGCAGCGGATGCGCACCGGAACCGGCAGCAAGGGCGCACGCGACTACGACTGGGCCATGCTCGACGTCCACCCCGACGACACCCCCGCCGACCACGCGGAAGGCGGGGTCTCGGTGCTGCTGGCCCGCCGCCACCGCTACACCGGAACCGTCTCCTACTACCGTTGCTGGAGCCCGATACCGGCGAGCCTGGCGCGGCTGGTGGGCATCGTGTGCCTGCGCTGGAAGATCGAGGAAGACTTCCAAGCCGCGAAGAACACCGTCGGCCTGGACAAAGGCCAGGTCACCACCTGGACCAGCTGGCACCGCTGGTCCACCGCCGCCCTGGTCGCCTACGCATTCCTCGCCGTCGCCACCGCCCTCGAAGCAGGCGAACCCACACCCGCCGGGCTCGAGCTGGTCCCACTCAGCAGCTTCGAACTCCTGCGCCTGCTCCGGCTACTGATCCTCCCCACGCCCCGCCGGGACGCCGGCCACGTCCTGCGCTGGTCCGCCTGGCGACGCCGCCACCAACACCGCGCCCGCGCCTGCCACCAACGCTGGCACGCCTACGCCGACAGCACCCCATGA
- a CDS encoding DUF4419 domain-containing protein, producing MTETTRPFRYVGPPELLPAASRGPAGQLVRSSGDLGRWMAALDPAERQEPVTYVVDEQGALLLAPRRSEHVDCAGGADVLVAGEIGFVQDDTGTGWSVGEVSNQSTGYCPSPGCWPAVAAALDAAGIAHPDGFTHAFVFRRCEPCRQLTIVKDDDYTCALCGSDLARRSSAAVIDLPVPPDTRAGQLAASIRPADNSAFLDAVTDSTLTFHHRSTRTLLAAGPEEGFDAVPVLEPTWSLLLRAVHQSFAAHLPLSLSPDLLWYAVVHEVAVHVQLNSEQYAGIFTDTPAHRQTITVRDDSLLDSEPDWSRSIRLVQEPLRAKLGSDLADLLLPQFSTTTPEDVSSALVALMSVVSPYYRFEWESLCGIPRIRLEGQASDWRLLATRVRALGEWFDGLESWFQALGPVLDEIAATAAGGTVDTEFWRSLYKWQSMSGGEFVSGWITVFFAHTQTPSGPQPKQSFGWSRGERFRENAFPSHISLVPFEWHCPDGAREMRFLAGVLGIELDGEYVRPLLGHAVAERRAAAPHPEDHLLPDGWTHTRLRRVAGFSAAQALSADRAVWRPAPDDGPSQRFRPTHVVQLALCCLVRAADSGLWYAGSLHPDTGEIHCTTSHGPDLAQAIEDF from the coding sequence GTGACCGAGACAACGCGTCCCTTCCGGTATGTCGGGCCTCCAGAGCTGCTGCCTGCCGCGTCCCGAGGCCCCGCCGGGCAACTCGTCCGCAGTTCGGGCGACCTGGGACGCTGGATGGCCGCCCTCGACCCGGCCGAGCGGCAGGAGCCGGTCACCTACGTGGTGGACGAGCAAGGCGCACTGCTCCTCGCCCCACGCCGCAGTGAACACGTCGACTGCGCCGGTGGCGCGGACGTGCTGGTAGCTGGTGAGATCGGGTTCGTCCAGGACGACACCGGCACCGGCTGGAGCGTCGGCGAGGTCAGCAACCAGTCCACCGGCTACTGCCCCTCCCCCGGCTGCTGGCCGGCAGTCGCGGCGGCGCTCGACGCCGCCGGGATCGCCCACCCAGACGGCTTCACCCACGCCTTCGTCTTCCGCCGCTGCGAGCCCTGCCGACAGCTCACCATCGTCAAGGACGACGACTACACCTGTGCTCTGTGCGGCTCGGACCTCGCGCGGCGGAGTTCGGCAGCGGTGATCGACCTGCCGGTCCCACCAGACACCCGGGCCGGGCAACTGGCGGCCTCCATCCGGCCCGCCGACAACTCGGCCTTCCTCGACGCGGTCACCGACAGCACTCTGACTTTCCATCACCGCAGTACCCGCACCCTGCTGGCCGCCGGGCCGGAGGAGGGCTTCGACGCGGTCCCGGTGCTCGAACCGACGTGGAGCCTGCTGCTGCGCGCCGTCCACCAGAGCTTCGCCGCGCACCTGCCGCTCAGCCTCTCGCCGGACCTCCTCTGGTACGCGGTGGTGCACGAGGTCGCCGTCCACGTCCAGTTGAACAGCGAGCAGTACGCCGGGATCTTCACCGACACCCCGGCTCACCGGCAGACCATCACGGTCCGCGACGACAGCCTGCTCGACTCGGAACCGGACTGGAGCCGATCCATCCGCCTGGTCCAGGAGCCCCTGCGGGCCAAGCTCGGCAGCGACCTCGCCGACCTGCTCCTGCCGCAGTTCAGCACCACCACACCCGAGGACGTCTCCTCGGCGCTGGTCGCCCTGATGTCCGTGGTCAGCCCCTACTACCGCTTCGAGTGGGAGAGTCTCTGCGGGATCCCGCGTATCCGGCTGGAGGGCCAGGCGTCGGACTGGCGACTGCTGGCCACCCGTGTCCGCGCGCTCGGAGAGTGGTTCGACGGGCTTGAGTCATGGTTCCAGGCCCTGGGCCCGGTCCTCGACGAGATCGCTGCCACGGCCGCCGGCGGCACCGTCGACACCGAGTTCTGGCGTTCCCTCTACAAGTGGCAGTCCATGTCCGGCGGTGAGTTCGTCTCCGGCTGGATCACCGTCTTCTTCGCCCACACGCAGACTCCCTCCGGACCACAGCCCAAGCAGTCCTTCGGCTGGAGCAGGGGCGAACGCTTCCGGGAGAATGCCTTCCCCTCCCACATCTCCCTGGTGCCCTTCGAGTGGCACTGTCCAGACGGTGCCCGCGAGATGCGGTTCCTCGCCGGCGTGCTCGGCATCGAACTCGACGGCGAGTACGTCCGCCCCCTCCTCGGCCATGCCGTCGCCGAGCGGCGGGCTGCGGCACCCCACCCCGAGGACCACCTGCTGCCGGACGGCTGGACCCACACCCGGCTGCGCCGAGTGGCCGGCTTCTCCGCCGCGCAGGCGTTGTCGGCCGACCGCGCGGTCTGGCGGCCGGCCCCCGACGACGGACCAAGCCAGCGGTTCCGGCCAACCCACGTCGTTCAGCTCGCCCTCTGCTGCCTGGTCCGCGCCGCTGACAGCGGCCTCTGGTACGCCGGATCGCTGCACCCTGACACCGGCGAAATCCACTGCACGACCTCGCACGGCCCCGATCTCGCCCAAGCCATCGAGGACTTCTGA
- a CDS encoding YwqG family protein: MTTSASAKPFAALAAQHLPPDAAARWTSLLRPCVRLTAAAKDRAAAPVVATLGGSPLLPAEMEWPEWPGYGPLSFIASVDCGALPRAGVTASFPDSGTLLFFYFDGRVDDTEAFVFVDDPETWAGARVLYIPADTPVSPVLVPSELEPYKRVELTASVRSSAPDPWHPQSEQALATEGIRPELPHLQPAPVKAFINALYKGGSQIGHQIGGHADPVQGPVEYEVARAVIGSRRTGMGDDRMKAEAQRWVLLAQFDTDGDADMMWGDCGALYWLIRPEDLAARRFEAAMFTWQCC; the protein is encoded by the coding sequence ATGACCACTTCCGCCTCCGCCAAGCCGTTCGCGGCGCTCGCCGCCCAACACCTGCCACCTGATGCCGCTGCCCGCTGGACATCACTGCTGCGCCCGTGCGTGCGTCTGACCGCAGCGGCCAAGGACCGCGCGGCCGCGCCCGTGGTGGCAACACTCGGTGGGTCCCCGCTGCTGCCTGCCGAGATGGAGTGGCCCGAGTGGCCCGGCTACGGGCCGCTGTCGTTCATCGCCTCGGTGGACTGCGGCGCGCTGCCCCGGGCCGGCGTCACCGCATCCTTCCCGGACAGCGGGACGCTGCTGTTCTTCTACTTCGACGGCCGGGTCGACGACACCGAGGCGTTCGTGTTCGTCGACGACCCGGAGACCTGGGCCGGTGCCCGAGTCCTCTACATCCCCGCCGACACCCCCGTATCCCCAGTACTCGTGCCCAGCGAGCTGGAGCCCTACAAGCGCGTGGAGTTGACCGCGAGCGTTCGGTCGAGCGCCCCGGATCCCTGGCACCCGCAGAGCGAACAGGCCCTGGCCACCGAGGGCATACGGCCCGAACTGCCCCACCTCCAGCCCGCGCCGGTAAAGGCGTTCATCAATGCCCTTTACAAGGGGGGCAGTCAGATCGGGCACCAGATCGGGGGCCATGCCGATCCGGTCCAGGGCCCGGTCGAGTACGAGGTCGCACGAGCCGTCATCGGCAGCAGGCGTACCGGCATGGGCGACGACCGTATGAAAGCCGAGGCGCAGCGCTGGGTGCTACTGGCCCAGTTCGACACCGACGGCGACGCGGACATGATGTGGGGCGACTGCGGGGCGTTGTACTGGCTGATCCGTCCGGAGGACCTGGCCGCGCGCCGTTTCGAGGCGGCCATGTTCACCTGGCAGTGCTGCTGA
- a CDS encoding Scr1 family TA system antitoxin-like transcriptional regulator, which produces MARPKVQQTTNGAAELWGAELLFWRGRQGMTQGALAVLVHCDQSWISSLENGRGIATPELARAFDDVLETGGVLLRSLKYVDREATAAYHPDFFRKYVELEAKALTLREWYPYGFPGLLQVEPYMRAQLAEWHSPTRIAELTAARLSRVGRLFGEFPLRVLVVIDESVLHRIIGSRQVMANQLRHLIDMMDMTNVVVQILPNDRPPLAFVDSPMAFLDMPSGQSWFYTEGLDHGRISDDPSVVSGHRARYDLLRASALPVPESQQMIYRSLGELINVTPSYDAGDLGIFKSSYSGGGNSCVGSSRDLLAVGIAPVVDTALGAASPVLPFTTAAFASFVDAVKRRDPAFAFGERYVTP; this is translated from the coding sequence ATGGCGCGGCCGAAGGTTCAGCAGACAACCAATGGCGCCGCCGAGTTGTGGGGTGCCGAACTACTGTTCTGGCGGGGGCGCCAGGGCATGACGCAAGGCGCACTGGCGGTGCTCGTTCACTGCGACCAGTCATGGATCAGTTCCCTGGAGAACGGGAGGGGCATTGCCACACCCGAGCTGGCCAGGGCGTTTGATGACGTGCTCGAAACTGGTGGCGTACTCCTACGGAGTCTCAAGTACGTCGACCGGGAGGCCACGGCGGCGTACCACCCGGACTTCTTTCGCAAGTACGTGGAGCTGGAAGCCAAGGCCCTGACGCTCAGGGAGTGGTACCCGTACGGCTTCCCGGGACTTCTCCAGGTCGAGCCGTACATGCGGGCGCAGCTTGCCGAGTGGCACAGTCCAACTCGCATCGCCGAGCTGACGGCCGCCCGACTGTCCCGGGTGGGAAGGCTGTTCGGGGAGTTTCCGCTTCGCGTCCTGGTGGTCATTGACGAGTCAGTCCTGCACAGAATTATCGGCAGTCGCCAGGTGATGGCCAATCAACTCAGGCATCTGATCGACATGATGGACATGACCAATGTGGTTGTCCAGATCCTTCCGAATGATCGACCGCCGTTGGCCTTCGTCGACAGTCCGATGGCCTTTCTGGATATGCCGAGCGGGCAATCGTGGTTCTATACGGAGGGGTTGGACCACGGGCGCATCTCGGATGACCCGTCCGTCGTGTCCGGTCATCGGGCACGTTACGATCTGCTGAGGGCATCGGCGCTACCGGTTCCGGAGTCCCAACAGATGATCTATCGCTCATTGGGAGAGTTGATCAACGTGACCCCCTCATACGACGCTGGCGACCTCGGTATCTTCAAGTCCAGCTACTCAGGGGGTGGCAACAGTTGCGTTGGTTCGTCCCGTGACCTCCTGGCCGTCGGGATCGCCCCCGTCGTGGACACTGCGCTCGGCGCTGCTTCGCCCGTCCTCCCGTTCACCACGGCTGCGTTCGCGTCCTTCGTGGACGCCGTCAAGCGGCGTGATCCGGCGTTCGCCTTTGGCGAGCGGTACGTTACGCCGTAG
- a CDS encoding DUF397 domain-containing protein has protein sequence MRSKIGEVVTMTSAINPSNLATFKSSYSGGQSGCVGTSRDLLAVGIAPVVDTALGAASPVLPFTTAAFASFVDAVKRRDPAFAYGERYVTP, from the coding sequence ATGCGCAGCAAGATCGGAGAGGTGGTCACCATGACTTCCGCCATCAACCCGTCCAATCTCGCTACCTTCAAGTCCTCCTACTCCGGCGGACAGAGCGGCTGCGTGGGGACCTCCCGTGACCTCCTGGCTGTCGGGATTGCCCCTGTCGTGGACACCGCGCTCGGTGCTGCCTCGCCTGTTCTGCCGTTCACCACGGCCGCGTTCGCGTCTTTCGTGGACGCCGTCAAGCGGCGTGATCCGGCGTTCGCCTATGGCGAGCGGTACGTTACGCCGTAG
- a CDS encoding methyltransferase domain-containing protein, whose product MAGAVYDRQAAEDYRASREIPRDALDAWRDAIAETVRLGSGTTVLDVGAGTGGFAGAFHAWFGATVLAVEPAQAMRELIPVSEGIRALDGRAEALPVPDGCADAAWLGSVIHYLSDLETAARELRRALKLGAPVLIRNAFPGRCGRDLRVRFFPETERLVDGYPSVERVCAAFATAGFARVSLRSLPQQSAPTLTAFADGLRREADSKLRALTDEAYERGLARLRAAATAAPDEPAVSWMDLLVLS is encoded by the coding sequence ATGGCTGGAGCCGTCTACGATCGCCAGGCCGCCGAGGACTACCGGGCGTCTCGGGAGATTCCCCGGGACGCGCTCGACGCGTGGCGTGACGCCATCGCCGAGACGGTTCGGCTCGGGTCGGGGACGACGGTGCTGGACGTCGGCGCCGGGACCGGCGGCTTCGCCGGCGCGTTCCACGCCTGGTTCGGGGCAACCGTCCTGGCGGTGGAACCGGCCCAAGCGATGCGGGAGTTGATCCCGGTCTCGGAGGGGATTCGCGCCCTGGACGGCCGCGCGGAGGCCCTGCCCGTGCCGGACGGTTGCGCGGACGCGGCGTGGCTCGGTTCGGTGATCCACTACCTGAGCGACCTGGAGACAGCCGCCCGCGAGCTGCGCCGGGCGCTGAAGCTGGGCGCGCCGGTGCTGATCCGCAACGCCTTCCCCGGGCGCTGCGGGCGGGACCTGCGGGTGCGGTTCTTCCCCGAGACCGAGCGGCTGGTGGACGGCTACCCCAGCGTCGAGCGGGTCTGCGCGGCATTCGCGACGGCCGGTTTCGCCCGGGTCTCGCTCCGCTCGCTGCCGCAGCAGAGCGCGCCCACCCTCACCGCCTTCGCCGACGGCCTCCGCCGCGAGGCGGACTCCAAGCTCCGCGCCCTCACCGACGAGGCCTACGAGCGCGGCCTCGCCCGCCTCCGCGCCGCCGCCACCGCAGCCCCGGACGAGCCGGCCGTCAGCTGGATGGACCTGCTGGTCCTCTCCTGA
- a CDS encoding HD domain-containing protein produces MTNTTLLRALHDPGDPPCRPLPTPVDDLLLALAAPPRLAAHLRVVHDVAHQLVMWTEQHHPELPFDREAVLFGAATHDIGKVVHAAELSGPGSAHEEAGRELLLAHGVRPELARFAGTHAAWTDPGIQVEDLLVSTADKVWKNKRVPELENLLVARLSAASGQPAWEVFLALDEALERIGDGATHRLAFQSAYPVHG; encoded by the coding sequence GTGACCAACACGACGCTGCTGCGGGCCCTTCACGATCCGGGCGATCCCCCCTGCCGCCCGCTCCCGACGCCGGTGGATGACCTCCTGCTGGCCCTGGCAGCGCCACCCCGACTGGCTGCCCACCTGCGCGTCGTCCACGACGTGGCGCACCAACTGGTCATGTGGACCGAGCAGCACCACCCCGAGCTGCCCTTCGACCGCGAGGCGGTGCTCTTCGGCGCTGCAACCCACGACATCGGCAAGGTGGTGCACGCCGCCGAGCTGTCCGGCCCCGGCTCGGCCCACGAGGAGGCCGGGCGGGAACTCCTGTTGGCCCATGGAGTCCGCCCCGAGCTGGCCCGCTTCGCGGGAACCCACGCCGCGTGGACAGATCCCGGCATCCAAGTCGAGGACCTGCTGGTCAGCACCGCCGACAAGGTCTGGAAGAACAAGCGCGTGCCGGAGTTGGAGAACCTGCTCGTGGCCCGCCTGTCAGCCGCATCCGGCCAACCCGCCTGGGAGGTATTCCTGGCTCTCGACGAAGCCCTGGAGCGCATCGGCGACGGTGCCACCCACCGCCTGGCCTTCCAGTCCGCCTACCCGGTCCACGGCTGA